The Thalassophryne amazonica chromosome 13, fThaAma1.1, whole genome shotgun sequence genome window below encodes:
- the setd4 gene encoding SET domain-containing protein 4: MGGHCGGAGRAARMRRQKHKDGVRPVSLCHQPPFVTLMTFLHRRGFTSPPLQPSLFTDTGRGLQALKAIKPGQLLVSLPESCLLMTSTVLDSYLGSYIKSWKPRLSPLLVLCVFLVCEQHRGEASDWFPYINILPSKYSCPAYFTDDVISVLPLTVQRRALQQREAVREIHSSNQDFFRSLQPILSEPVNDVLTFEALRWAWCSVNTRSVFMPRPSSHFLSGPDVCALAPFLDLLNHRPDMQVSAGFCDTTRCYEIRTVSGIRRHQQAFINYGSHDNHRLLLEYGFIAPSNPHSMVYVDTDLLCDVLRGDRSLEQKLKFLRENDFLRDLSVSADGPGWRLMTALRVLSLTQTQYPQWKAVLLGQAVCGERERWSILTAVTLCQRLLQDSERALDTISCLLQRCDDTVRAQLGVVTLLRQEEKCILGSCFKALQSSLTNPHALP; the protein is encoded by the exons ATGGGAGGTCACTGTGGTGGTGCCGGACGAGCTGCGAGAATGAGGAGGCAGAAACATAAAGATGGCGTCCGTCCAG TCTCTCTGTGTCACCAGCCGCCATTTGTCACACTGATGACGTTTCTGCATCGGCGCGGCTTCACCTCGCCGCCGCTGCAGCCGAGTCTCTTCACCG ACACGGGCAGAGGACTCCAGGCTCTGAAGGCAATAAAG CCCGGGCAGCTGCTGGTTTCTCTTCCCGAGTCCTGCCTCCTCATGACCTCCACGGTTCTGGACAGCTACCTGGGAAGTTACATCAAGAG CTGGAAGCCCCGCCTCTCTCCTCTGTTGGTGCTCTGTGTCTTCCTGGTGTGCGAGCAGCACCGAGGAGAGGCTTCTGATTGGTTCCCCTACATCAACATACTGCCCAGCAAGTACAGCTGCCCCGCCTATTTCACTGATGATGTCATAAGTGTTTTACCGCTCACGGTGCAGAGGCGGGCCTTACAGCAGAGGGAGGCGGTGCGAGAAATTCACTCATCCAATCAGGATTTCTTCAG ATCTCTGCAGCCAATCCTGAGTGAGCCTGTGAATGATGTGTTGACCTTTGAAGCTCTGAG GTGGGCGTGGTGCAGCGTCAACACGCGCTCTGTCTTCATGCCCCGCCCCTCCAGCCATTTTCTGTCTGGACCAGACGTTTGTGCATTGGCTCCTTTCTTGGACCTTCTGAACCACCGACCTGACATGCAG GTATCAGCCGGGTTCTGTGACACAACAAGGTGCTATGAAATCAGGACCGTTTCCGGGATACGCCGCCACCAGCAGGCCTTCATTAACTACGGTTCCCATGACAACCACCGCCTGTTGCTAGAATATGGCTTTATCGCCCCCAGCAATCCCCACAGCATGGTCTACGTGGACACAG ATCTCCTCTGTGACGTTTTAAGAGGCGACAGAAGTTTGGAGCAGAAGCTGAAGTTCCTCAGAGAGAATGACTTCCTGCG TGATCTCAGCGTGTCGGCTGATGGACCCGGCTGGAGGCTGATGACGGCTCTCAGAGTTTTATCACTGACGCAAACGCAGTA TCCTCAGTGGAAGGCAGTACTGCTCGGTCAAGCGGTGTGTGGCGAGCGCGAGCGTTGGAGCATCCTGACGGCGGTGACTTTGTGCCAGCGCCTCTTGCAAGACTCTGAGCGAGCGCTGGACACG ATCTCCTGCCTCCTCCAGCGGTGTGACGACACAGTCAGAGCACAGCTGGGCGTGGTCACATTACTGCGCCAAGAAGagaagtgcattctgggaagctgtTTCAAGGCACTCCAGAGCTCGCTAACAAACCCACATGCCCTGCCATGA
- the LOC117523999 gene encoding carbonyl reductase [NADPH] 1-like: protein MSSRVAVVTGSNKGIGFAIVRALCKQFDGDVFLTARNVDLGQKAVESLNSEGLKPKFHQLDINDPDSIDKAFTFFKDSYGGVDVLINNAGIAYKVADTAPFAEQAEVTLKTNFFATRDMLTKFMPIIKPGGRVVNVSSMAGSRALNGCSSALKERFHSEDITEEELVGLMQRFVDQTKRNQHKEDGWPETAYGVSKTGLTTLSMILARRLSKERPNDQILLNACCPGWVRTDMAGPKAPKSPDEGAVTPVYLALLPPGSTEPHGKFVLEKEVQPW, encoded by the exons ATGTCCTCCAGGGTTGCCGTGGTAACAGGCAGTAATAAAGGCATTGGCTTTGCCATTGTCCGCGCGCTGTGTAAGCAGTTTGATGGGGACGTTTTTCTCACTGCCAGAAATGT TGATCTGGGTCAGAAGGCCGTGGAGTCTCTGAACTCAGAGGGACTGAAGCCCAAGTTTCATCAGCTGGACATCAACGATCCCGACAGCATCGATAAAGCTTTCACGTTCTTCAAAGACAGTTACGGAGGAGTGGACGTCCTCATCAATAACGCTGGCATAGCTTACAAAG tTGCAGACACGGCGCCGTTTGCCGAACAAGCGGAGGTCACTCTGAAGACGAACTTTTTTGCCACCAGAGACATGTTGACCAAGTTCATGCCGATCATCAAACCTGGAG GTCGTGTGGTAAACGTCTCCAGCATGGCAGGTTCCAGAGCACTGAACGGCTGTAGCTCCGCCCTCAAAGAGCGTTTCCACAGCGAGGACATAACGGAGGAGGAGCTTGTGGGACTGATGCAGCGATTTGTCGATCAGACAAAGCGGAACCAACACAAGGAGGACGGTTGGCCTGAAACGGCTTACGGAGTGTCCAAAACTGGACTCACG ACTCTGTCCATGATCTTGGCTCGGCGTCTGTCCAAGGAGAGACCAAATGACCAG ATCTTACTGAACGCCTGCTGTCCAGGCTGGGTTCGCACTGACATGGCTGGTCCCAAAGCTCCAAAATCACCAGACGAGGGCGCTGTCACACCGGTGTACCTGGCTCTACTGCCGCCTGGATCCACGGAACCTCACGGGAAGTTTGTGCTTGAGAAAGAAGTCCAGCCGTGGTGA
- the LOC117523807 gene encoding carbonyl reductase [NADPH] 1-like, whose protein sequence is MAYCPLMKCDLGQKAMESLNSEGLKPNFHELDINDPDSCEASDADGKALYSQFICVVNISSMLGSQALNSCSPALQEHFRREDITEEELEGLMQRFVTLSMRQSGTN, encoded by the exons atggcTTACTGCCCCCTGATgaaatg TGATCTGGGTCAGAAGGCCATGGAGTCTCTGAACTCAGAGGGACTGAAGCCCAACTTTCatgagctggacatcaacgatcCAGACAGC TGTgaggcatctgatgcagatggaaaagcgctatatagtcAATTTATTTGTGTGGTGAACATCTCCAGCATGTTAGGCTCACAAGCACTTAACAGCTGTAGCCCCGCCCTCCAAGAGCATTTCCGCAGAGAGGACATAACAGAGGAGGAGCTTGAGGGACTGATGCAGAGATTTGTCACTTTGTCGATGAGGCAAAGTGGAACCAAC